The nucleotide sequence TGGAGCAGGCAGGCTTGCCTGTTCTCTTTACTCTTTGTGGTGGAACCATGACAACAGCAGTGAAAAAGGACATGACGCAAACCAAACAATACCCGGGGCTGTTTCGTCGCATCGGCGCCTGGATTTACGACGCTCTGGTGGTGGCTGCAGTATTAATGCTGGCTGGCGGTCTGGCCATGGCCGTGATCGCTTTACTACTCAGCACCGGCTTGCTGAACCTGGGCAACTATGCCGATGCCAGTGAATACCTCACCCGACACCCGGTGGCTGCACCAATATACTCTGTGTATCTGGGCGGGAGCATCGTCGCTTTCTTTGGCTATTTCTGGTGTAAAGCCGGTCAGACGCTGGGTATGCGCGCCTGGAAGCTGCGCATTCAGAATGCCGATGGTTCAAATATCCGCTTTACCCAAGCGCTTATTCGCATGGCGACATCGGCCTTTGGCCTGGGCAATTTGCTGGTGCCTTTCAGCCACACCAAGCAATCGCTGCAGGATTTGATGGCAGAATGTGAAATGGTGTTGCTGCCAAAACCCAACTGATCGGCAGATCAAACGCACAAAAAAGGCGCCTGAATGGCGCCTTTTGTCTCTCTGTCTCT is from Photobacterium sp. TLY01 and encodes:
- a CDS encoding RDD family protein, which codes for MTTAVKKDMTQTKQYPGLFRRIGAWIYDALVVAAVLMLAGGLAMAVIALLLSTGLLNLGNYADASEYLTRHPVAAPIYSVYLGGSIVAFFGYFWCKAGQTLGMRAWKLRIQNADGSNIRFTQALIRMATSAFGLGNLLVPFSHTKQSLQDLMAECEMVLLPKPN